The following are encoded together in the Xanthomonas vesicatoria ATCC 35937 genome:
- the hisS gene encoding histidine--tRNA ligase, whose product MIKPRTPPGIMELLPREQIAFQRMLDVIRRNYARFGFLPVETPVFELSDVLLTKSGGETERQVYFVQSTGALANAAAAADEGAEGGGLPELALRFDLTVPLARYVAEHEHDLSFPFRRYQMQRVYRGERAQRGRFREFYQCDIDVIGKDALSIRYDAEVLAVIHAVFAELGIGDFKVQLNNRKLLRGFFESLGVAEGELQLAVLREVDKIDKRGADYVRDTLVGEGFNIAAEQVAKILAFVAVRSSGHADALAQLQALEVSVGASATLGEGIAELREVLELVKALGVPESAYCLNFSIARGLDYYTGTVYETTLTDHPQIGSICSGGRYESLASHYTKSKLPGVGISIGLTRLFWQLREAGLIQGIAESSVQAMVALLDETRLDDALDIARRLRIGGINTEVQMEPKKVGKQFQYAARAGIRFVVLAGHDELARGVVAVKDLVREQQFDVPRDELASTLQVELEQARAMLVAGARAAD is encoded by the coding sequence GTGATCAAGCCCCGTACGCCGCCCGGCATCATGGAATTGCTGCCACGCGAGCAGATCGCGTTCCAGCGCATGCTGGACGTCATCCGCCGCAATTACGCGCGGTTCGGGTTCCTGCCGGTCGAAACCCCGGTGTTCGAGCTCTCCGACGTGCTGTTGACCAAATCCGGCGGCGAAACCGAGCGCCAGGTGTACTTCGTGCAGTCCACCGGGGCGCTGGCCAACGCGGCGGCCGCGGCCGACGAGGGTGCCGAGGGTGGCGGCCTGCCTGAGCTGGCCCTGCGCTTCGACCTCACCGTGCCGCTGGCGCGCTATGTCGCCGAGCATGAGCACGATCTCAGCTTCCCGTTCCGTCGCTATCAGATGCAACGCGTATATCGTGGCGAGCGTGCGCAGCGCGGGCGTTTCCGCGAGTTCTACCAGTGCGATATCGATGTGATCGGCAAGGATGCGCTGAGCATCCGCTACGACGCCGAAGTGCTGGCGGTGATCCACGCGGTGTTCGCCGAACTGGGCATCGGCGACTTCAAGGTACAGTTGAACAACCGCAAGTTGCTGCGCGGGTTTTTCGAAAGCCTGGGCGTGGCCGAGGGCGAGCTGCAGCTGGCGGTGCTGCGCGAGGTCGACAAGATCGACAAGCGCGGCGCCGATTACGTGCGCGACACGCTGGTGGGCGAGGGCTTCAACATCGCCGCCGAGCAGGTGGCCAAGATCCTGGCGTTTGTGGCGGTGCGCTCAAGCGGCCATGCCGATGCGCTGGCACAGTTGCAGGCGCTGGAAGTCTCGGTTGGGGCCAGTGCGACGCTGGGCGAGGGCATTGCCGAATTGCGCGAGGTGCTGGAACTGGTCAAGGCCTTGGGCGTGCCCGAGAGCGCGTACTGCCTGAATTTCTCGATCGCGCGTGGGCTGGATTACTACACCGGCACCGTCTACGAAACCACGCTGACCGATCATCCGCAGATCGGCTCGATCTGCTCGGGCGGCCGCTACGAAAGCCTGGCCAGCCACTACACCAAGTCCAAGTTGCCCGGCGTCGGCATCTCGATTGGCCTGACCCGGTTGTTCTGGCAGCTGCGCGAGGCCGGTCTGATCCAGGGCATCGCCGAAAGCAGCGTGCAGGCGATGGTGGCGCTGCTGGACGAAACCCGCCTGGACGACGCGCTGGATATCGCGCGCCGGCTGCGCATCGGGGGCATCAACACCGAAGTGCAGATGGAGCCGAAGAAGGTCGGCAAGCAGTTCCAGTACGCCGCCCGCGCCGGCATCCGCTTTGTGGTGCTGGCCGGCCACGACGAGCTGGCGCGCGGCGTGGTGGCGGTGAAGGACCTGGTGCGCGAGCAGCAGTTCGATGTGCCGCGCGACGAGTTGGCGAGCACGTTGCAGGTTGAGCTGGAGCAGGCCAGGGCGATGCTGGTGGCCGGAGCCAGGGCCGCCGATTGA
- a CDS encoding EthD family reductase, with protein MIKVSVMYPYREGARFDHSYYRDQHMPLVSARMGAACLRYTVDKGLSGGEPGSTPAFIGMCHIFCDSVEAFNASFGPHATEILGDIANYTDLSPVMQISEVVVE; from the coding sequence ATGATCAAGGTCAGCGTGATGTACCCCTACCGCGAAGGCGCCCGTTTCGACCACAGCTACTACCGCGATCAGCACATGCCGCTGGTGAGCGCGCGCATGGGCGCGGCCTGCCTGCGTTACACCGTGGACAAGGGACTCAGCGGCGGCGAGCCGGGTAGCACGCCGGCCTTCATCGGCATGTGCCATATCTTTTGCGACTCGGTCGAGGCCTTCAACGCTAGCTTCGGCCCGCACGCGACGGAGATCCTGGGCGACATCGCCAACTACACCGACCTGAGCCCGGTGATGCAGATCAGCGAGGTCGTCGTGGAATAA
- a CDS encoding SymE family type I addiction module toxin: MRQPPSRTTTRKRAKRQPPLDAVWRIKESPLPPMLTHEEIESANAADLVKQRRVVRRPRPPQQLTVGYGYYHASDQRVPTLRLRGRWLEQLGFVIGSKISIRMRDGELVVSLASRP; the protein is encoded by the coding sequence ATGCGTCAACCGCCATCTCGCACCACCACGCGCAAGCGCGCAAAGCGTCAACCACCCCTGGACGCGGTCTGGCGCATCAAAGAGTCGCCGCTCCCCCCGATGCTCACCCACGAAGAGATTGAATCCGCCAACGCCGCCGACCTGGTAAAACAACGGCGCGTCGTACGTCGCCCGCGCCCTCCGCAACAACTGACAGTCGGTTATGGCTACTATCACGCAAGCGATCAACGTGTTCCTACACTGCGTTTGCGCGGTCGCTGGTTGGAACAACTTGGCTTTGTTATTGGCAGCAAAATCAGCATTCGCATGCGCGATGGCGAGCTAGTCGTGAGTCTTGCTAGTCGTCCCTGA
- a CDS encoding TspO/MBR family protein, which produces MTHRLSEKSQWFGLLGWLALCYAIAGLGAAASIQAASFYAGLQRPVWAPPGSLFGPVWTVLYGMMAVSVWLVWRRGGWTEARVALALFVVQLALNGLWSWLFFAWHIGAWAFADIVALWLVLAATIAAFAKRQTLAAWLLLPYLAWVSFAAALNFSVWQLNPQVLG; this is translated from the coding sequence ATGACGCACCGTCTGTCAGAAAAATCGCAATGGTTCGGCCTTCTCGGCTGGCTGGCGCTTTGCTATGCAATCGCGGGGCTGGGCGCGGCGGCATCGATCCAGGCGGCCAGCTTTTACGCTGGGCTACAGCGTCCCGTCTGGGCGCCGCCGGGCTCGCTATTCGGACCGGTTTGGACGGTGTTGTACGGGATGATGGCGGTATCGGTGTGGCTGGTGTGGCGGCGCGGTGGCTGGACTGAGGCGCGGGTGGCATTGGCTCTATTCGTGGTGCAGCTGGCGCTCAATGGTTTGTGGAGCTGGCTGTTCTTTGCGTGGCACATTGGAGCCTGGGCGTTTGCCGACATCGTTGCGCTATGGCTGGTGCTGGCGGCCACGATCGCGGCATTCGCGAAGAGGCAAACGCTGGCGGCGTGGTTGCTGCTGCCGTATCTGGCATGGGTGAGCTTTGCGGCGGCGCTTAATTTCTCGGTCTGGCAACTCAATCCTCAGGTGCTCGGCTGA
- the thrA gene encoding bifunctional aspartate kinase/homoserine dehydrogenase I — protein sequence MSSPVVSLEPAAVAASSARTVVHKFGGTSVADAERYRHVAHLLLARDETVQVTVVSAMKGVTDALIELAELAAQDRPEWRERWHETRARHRGAAVALLGEHSGPTVEWLDERFEHLAQILGALAVIGELPREVLDRVQGLGEVYSAQLLGDHFRAIGEDCAVLDARDVLVVNRGELGVDVDWDTSARRLATWRQAHPQTRVVVTGFVARDRADRITTLGRNGSDYSGAIFAALFDADELHIWTDVDGVLSADPRVVPEAVQLETLSYDEACELAYFGAKVVHPQTMSPAIERGLPIIIRNTFQPEHPGTRITASSAVSGPIKGLTLSPDLAVLNLEGTGLIGVPGTAERVFAALRTAQVSVVMISQGSSEHSICCVVKQHESERARTALLQAFAHELTVGQVQRVQLTTGISVLAAVGDGMAGQPGVAARLFESLGRAQVNILAIAQGSSERNISVAIDAAHATKALRAAHAGFWLSPQTFSVGVIGPGNVGAALLDQLRIAQPQLLGKANIDLRLRAVVSRGRMLLDERGLVGDWRDAFASAATTTDLERFTTHLLSAHLPHTVIIDCSGSAEVADRYAGWLAAGIHVVTPNKQAGSGPLARYEAIRAAADASGARFRYEATVGAGLPVITTLRDLVDTGDAVTSIEGIFSGTLAWLFNKYDGSVAFSELVTQARGMGYTEPDPRDDLSGVDVARKLVILAREAGRAISLEDVNVESLVPEALRQASVEDFMARLHEVDATFAQRLTDARVRGNVLRYVAQLPPDRAPSVGLVELPADHAFANLRLTDNVVQFTTRRYCENPLVVQGPGAGPEVTAAGVFADLLRVAAGEGARL from the coding sequence ATGTCATCGCCTGTTGTTTCGCTCGAACCCGCCGCTGTTGCCGCCTCTTCCGCACGCACTGTCGTGCACAAATTCGGCGGCACGTCGGTGGCCGATGCCGAACGCTATCGGCACGTTGCGCACCTGTTGCTGGCGCGCGACGAGACGGTGCAGGTCACCGTGGTCTCGGCGATGAAGGGGGTCACCGACGCCCTGATCGAGCTGGCCGAGCTGGCCGCGCAGGATCGCCCGGAGTGGCGCGAGCGTTGGCATGAAACGCGCGCACGCCATCGTGGCGCGGCGGTGGCCTTGCTCGGCGAACACTCGGGGCCAACGGTGGAGTGGCTGGACGAGCGTTTCGAGCATCTGGCGCAGATCCTGGGGGCCTTGGCGGTGATCGGCGAGTTGCCGCGCGAGGTGCTCGACCGCGTGCAAGGCCTGGGCGAGGTGTATTCGGCGCAGCTGTTGGGCGATCACTTCCGCGCCATCGGCGAAGACTGCGCGGTGCTGGATGCGCGCGATGTGCTGGTGGTCAACCGTGGCGAGCTCGGCGTCGACGTGGACTGGGATACCAGCGCGCGCCGGCTTGCGACCTGGCGCCAGGCGCATCCGCAGACGCGTGTGGTGGTGACCGGATTCGTGGCGCGCGACCGCGCCGACCGCATCACCACGCTGGGCCGCAACGGCAGCGATTATTCCGGTGCGATCTTCGCGGCATTATTCGATGCGGACGAACTGCATATCTGGACCGACGTGGATGGCGTGCTGTCGGCCGACCCGCGCGTGGTGCCGGAGGCAGTGCAGCTGGAAACACTGAGCTACGATGAGGCCTGCGAGCTGGCGTACTTCGGGGCGAAGGTGGTGCATCCGCAGACCATGTCGCCGGCGATCGAGCGCGGCCTGCCGATCATCATCCGCAACACCTTCCAGCCCGAACATCCGGGCACGCGCATCACCGCCAGCAGCGCAGTCAGCGGGCCGATCAAGGGGCTGACGCTGAGCCCGGATCTGGCAGTGCTCAATCTCGAAGGCACCGGCCTAATCGGCGTGCCGGGCACGGCCGAGCGCGTGTTCGCGGCGCTGCGCACGGCGCAGGTCTCGGTGGTGATGATCTCGCAGGGCTCGTCGGAGCATTCGATCTGCTGCGTGGTCAAGCAGCATGAGTCCGAGCGTGCACGCACTGCGTTGTTGCAGGCGTTTGCGCACGAACTCACCGTGGGCCAGGTACAGCGCGTGCAGCTGACCACCGGCATCAGCGTGTTGGCGGCAGTGGGCGATGGCATGGCCGGGCAGCCGGGTGTGGCGGCGCGGCTGTTCGAATCGCTGGGGCGCGCGCAGGTCAATATCCTGGCCATCGCGCAGGGATCGTCGGAGCGCAATATCTCGGTGGCCATCGATGCGGCGCATGCGACCAAGGCCTTGCGCGCGGCGCATGCCGGCTTCTGGCTGTCGCCGCAGACGTTCTCGGTGGGTGTGATCGGGCCGGGCAATGTTGGCGCGGCGTTGCTGGACCAGTTACGCATCGCGCAGCCGCAGCTGCTGGGCAAGGCCAACATCGACCTGCGCTTGCGCGCGGTGGTGTCGCGCGGGCGCATGTTGCTGGACGAGCGCGGCCTGGTCGGCGATTGGCGCGATGCGTTTGCATCCGCGGCCACCACGACCGATCTGGAGCGGTTCACCACGCATCTGCTGTCGGCGCATCTGCCGCATACGGTGATCATCGATTGCAGCGGCAGCGCAGAAGTGGCCGACCGCTATGCCGGTTGGTTGGCGGCCGGCATCCATGTGGTGACGCCGAACAAACAAGCCGGCTCCGGCCCCTTGGCGCGCTACGAAGCGATCCGTGCGGCGGCCGATGCCAGTGGCGCGCGTTTCCGTTACGAGGCCACCGTGGGTGCGGGCCTGCCGGTGATCACCACGCTGCGCGATCTGGTCGATACCGGCGATGCGGTGACTTCGATCGAAGGCATCTTTTCCGGCACCTTGGCGTGGCTGTTCAACAAATACGACGGCAGCGTGGCGTTCTCCGAACTGGTGACGCAGGCGCGCGGCATGGGCTATACCGAGCCGGACCCACGCGACGATCTGTCGGGCGTGGATGTGGCGCGCAAGCTGGTGATTTTGGCACGCGAAGCGGGGCGCGCGATCAGCCTGGAAGACGTCAACGTCGAAAGCCTGGTGCCAGAAGCATTGCGCCAGGCCAGCGTGGAGGACTTCATGGCGCGCTTGCACGAAGTGGATGCAACGTTCGCGCAGCGGCTGACCGATGCGCGCGTACGCGGCAATGTGTTGCGCTATGTCGCGCAGCTGCCGCCCGATCGCGCGCCCAGCGTGGGCCTGGTCGAGCTGCCGGCCGATCATGCCTTCGCCAACCTGCGCCTGACCGACAACGTGGTGCAGTTCACCACGCGGCGTTACTGCGAGAACCCGCTGGTGGTGCAGGGCCCGGGCGCCGGGCCGGAGGTCACCGCGGCCGGTGTGTTTGCCGATCTGCTGCGCGTGGCGGCGGGCGAGGGGGCGCGATTGTGA
- the thrC gene encoding threonine synthase, with product MFISTRGGAPAASLSQAIAAGLAPDGGLYVPQTLPPARTLAASADLGATAATLLQPFFEGDGLAPELPAICAEAFDFPAPLVPLATPGDYALELFHGPTAAFKDFGARFLAACLTRLRRAEDRPLTILVATSGDTGAAVAAAFHRQPGLRVVVLYPDGRVSPRQAHQLGCFGDNIQALRVAGSFDDCQAMVKQALNDAALQAQVPLSSANSISLGRLLPQMSYYAHAALQHQAAAGSVLNLVVPTGNLGNGLAAILARALGVPLGKIALASNANHVLPDYFAGDDYAPQPSVATLANAMDVGAPSNFERLRWLYQGDDAALREAFRALSVDDAAISHTIQQRYARYGEVHCPHTATAVHVLEQLRAEGAEGVTGDWAVAATAHPAKFEGVVEPLIGRAVEVPPALAALLQRPAHAEVLAPDYAAFRQRLLADAA from the coding sequence ATGTTCATCTCCACCCGTGGCGGCGCACCCGCCGCAAGCCTGAGCCAGGCGATTGCCGCCGGCCTGGCCCCCGATGGCGGACTGTATGTGCCGCAGACCTTGCCGCCGGCGCGCACGCTGGCCGCCTCTGCCGATCTGGGCGCGACAGCCGCCACGCTGCTGCAGCCGTTTTTCGAAGGCGATGGGTTGGCGCCCGAGCTGCCTGCCATCTGCGCCGAAGCGTTCGATTTCCCGGCCCCGCTGGTACCACTGGCCACCCCCGGCGACTACGCGCTGGAGCTGTTCCATGGCCCGACCGCCGCATTCAAGGATTTCGGTGCGCGCTTCTTGGCGGCCTGCCTGACCCGTCTGCGCCGTGCCGAAGACCGCCCGCTCACCATTCTGGTGGCCACCTCCGGCGATACCGGCGCTGCGGTGGCGGCAGCATTCCATCGCCAGCCCGGCTTGCGTGTGGTGGTGCTGTATCCGGATGGCCGGGTGTCGCCGCGCCAGGCGCATCAGCTGGGCTGCTTTGGCGACAACATCCAGGCCTTGCGCGTGGCCGGCTCGTTCGACGATTGCCAGGCGATGGTCAAGCAGGCCTTAAACGACGCGGCGCTGCAGGCGCAGGTGCCGCTGAGTTCGGCCAACAGCATCAGCCTGGGTCGCCTGTTGCCGCAGATGAGCTACTACGCGCACGCGGCCCTGCAGCACCAGGCGGCCGCAGGCAGTGTGCTGAATCTGGTAGTGCCCACCGGTAATCTGGGCAACGGGCTGGCCGCCATCCTGGCGCGCGCGCTCGGGGTGCCGCTGGGCAAGATCGCGCTGGCCTCCAATGCCAACCACGTGTTGCCGGACTATTTTGCCGGCGACGACTACGCCCCGCAGCCCAGCGTGGCGACCCTGGCCAATGCGATGGACGTGGGCGCGCCAAGCAATTTCGAGCGGCTGCGCTGGTTGTACCAGGGCGACGACGCGGCGTTGCGCGAGGCCTTCCGGGCGCTGTCGGTGGACGATGCGGCCATCAGCCACACCATCCAGCAGCGTTATGCCCGCTACGGCGAGGTGCATTGCCCGCACACCGCCACCGCGGTGCATGTGCTGGAGCAATTGCGTGCCGAAGGTGCCGAGGGCGTCACCGGGGACTGGGCCGTGGCGGCCACCGCGCACCCGGCCAAGTTCGAAGGCGTGGTGGAGCCGTTGATCGGCCGCGCGGTCGAGGTGCCACCCGCGCTGGCCGCGTTATTGCAGCGCCCCGCACACGCTGAAGTCTTGGCGCCGGACTACGCGGCATTCCGGCAGCGCCTGCTTGCGGATGCGGCCTGA
- a CDS encoding Crp/Fnr family transcriptional regulator yields the protein MGALDQATTASSYAPGSTLVRAGDARQHVYTLTSGALRMVRTLADGRRQITGFVLPGDYVGLTETAHHRHDIEAIVDSRVCRTPMAQMRQLRDRYPHLERKLLQRASMELAAAQDTGLLLARLQPSERLAHFLLRLAARSTQPGASGDTVALPMSRGDIADHLGLTMETVSRTFTKLRQQQLIALPQLHLVQILDYPALRGLAGDTV from the coding sequence ATGGGCGCGCTCGATCAGGCCACCACTGCGTCCAGCTATGCACCCGGCAGTACGCTGGTGCGCGCCGGCGATGCGCGCCAGCACGTCTATACCCTCACCTCCGGCGCCCTGCGCATGGTGCGCACGCTGGCCGACGGCCGCCGCCAGATCACCGGTTTCGTGCTGCCCGGTGACTATGTGGGGCTGACCGAAACTGCGCACCACCGCCACGATATCGAAGCCATCGTCGATAGCCGCGTGTGCCGCACGCCGATGGCGCAGATGCGCCAGTTGCGCGATCGCTACCCGCATCTGGAGCGCAAGCTGCTGCAACGCGCCAGCATGGAACTGGCCGCCGCGCAGGACACCGGCCTGCTGCTGGCGCGGCTGCAACCCAGCGAACGGCTGGCGCATTTTCTGTTGCGGCTAGCCGCCCGCTCCACACAGCCCGGCGCCAGCGGCGACACCGTTGCACTGCCGATGAGCCGCGGCGACATCGCCGACCATCTTGGGCTGACCATGGAAACGGTGAGCCGCACCTTCACCAAGCTCAGGCAGCAGCAACTGATCGCGCTGCCGCAACTGCACCTGGTACAGATCCTGGATTACCCCGCCCTGCGCGGCCTGGCGGGCGATACGGTCTGA
- a CDS encoding murein L,D-transpeptidase catalytic domain family protein, which produces MSYRVIAVVAAVCGWAVAGASMAADAMVASPVSPLGAPRAGLIDALARQAPSLDRQVLALATEALQCARQRQQVGAERVLSVIDYSRPSTERRLWVFDLARQRLLFQEWVAHGRNTGENLAAKFSNADGSFQSSLGAFTAQEAYTGHNGYSLRLKGLEPGFNDHARDRAIVIHGAPYVSEAIIRSQGRLGRSLGCPAVRPAVAKQLIDTLREGAFVFAYYPDRAWLRQSQLLSSGCGAAVASAVGGR; this is translated from the coding sequence ATGTCTTATCGAGTGATTGCCGTTGTCGCCGCGGTGTGCGGCTGGGCAGTGGCGGGTGCGTCCATGGCCGCCGATGCCATGGTTGCGTCCCCGGTGTCGCCCTTGGGCGCACCGCGTGCGGGGCTGATCGATGCCTTGGCGCGTCAGGCGCCGTCGTTGGACCGCCAGGTCCTGGCGTTGGCTACCGAGGCGCTGCAGTGCGCGCGCCAGCGCCAGCAGGTAGGCGCCGAACGCGTGCTCAGCGTGATCGACTACAGCCGGCCGTCGACCGAGCGCCGGTTGTGGGTATTCGACCTGGCGCGGCAGCGGCTGCTGTTCCAGGAGTGGGTGGCGCACGGGCGCAACACTGGCGAGAACCTGGCCGCGAAGTTCTCCAACGCCGATGGCAGCTTCCAGTCCAGCCTGGGGGCGTTCACCGCGCAGGAGGCGTACACCGGCCACAACGGCTACTCGTTGCGGCTCAAAGGGCTGGAGCCGGGCTTCAACGATCACGCGCGCGACCGCGCCATCGTGATCCACGGCGCGCCCTACGTCAGCGAGGCCATCATCCGTAGCCAGGGTCGGCTGGGACGCAGCCTGGGTTGCCCGGCGGTGCGGCCGGCGGTGGCCAAACAGTTGATCGACACCTTGCGCGAGGGTGCGTTCGTGTTTGCCTATTATCCGGACCGCGCCTGGCTGCGGCAGTCGCAACTTCTGAGTAGCGGCTGCGGTGCGGCGGTGGCCAGTGCAGTCGGTGGCCGCTGA
- a CDS encoding IS3 family transposase (programmed frameshift) encodes MKKSRFTEEQIAYALKQVELGMAVGEVCRKMGIAEATFYVWRKKYGGLGPSELKRLRVLEEENRKLKQLVADLSLDMAMLQEVVTKKPLRAPQKRSWVARLRERFGVSERRALRIVAMSRSAFSYKAKARDCSAIRLRMRQITQTRIHYGCERVLVMLRREGWRDNHKRVHRIYKEEGLSLRHCRPRRSRSSRRRQPIKVAAAPNTLWGMDFVSDTLFDGRRFRLLPVLDHFTHECLDIVVNQSLGADDVADAVARLVAQRGKPEAIKVDNGSEFAGKVMDRWAYENGVELDFSRRGTPTDNAMVESFNGRLRQECLNEHWFLSLADARSKIEAWRRFYNEERPHSALAWKTPAEFAREHGSQANSLAPKEVEISID; translated from the exons ATGAAGAAGTCGCGTTTTACCGAAGAGCAGATCGCGTACGCGCTCAAGCAGGTCGAGCTGGGGATGGCGGTTGGCGAGGTGTGCCGCAAGATGGGCATCGCCGAGGCGACGTTCTATGTGTGGCGCAAGAAATACGGTGGGCTTGGCCCCTCCGAACTGAAGCGCCTGCGCGTGCTGGAAGAGGAAAACCGCAAGCTCAAGCAGCTGGTTGCCGACCTGAGCCTGGACATGGCGATGCTCCAGGAGGTGGTCACAAAAAAAC CTCTAAGGGCGCCCCAGAAGCGCAGCTGGGTTGCCCGCTTGAGAGAGCGCTTCGGCGTGAGCGAACGACGCGCATTGCGGATCGTGGCGATGTCGCGCTCGGCGTTTTCGTACAAGGCCAAGGCGCGCGACTGCAGCGCCATCCGCTTGCGGATGCGCCAGATCACGCAGACGCGCATCCACTATGGCTGCGAACGGGTGTTGGTGATGCTGCGGCGCGAAGGCTGGCGGGACAACCACAAGCGGGTGCATCGCATCTACAAGGAAGAAGGCCTGTCGTTGCGGCATTGTCGCCCGCGACGTAGTCGCAGTAGTCGTCGCCGGCAACCGATCAAGGTGGCCGCGGCGCCGAACACGCTGTGGGGCATGGACTTCGTCAGTGACACGCTGTTCGATGGACGTCGCTTCCGGCTGCTGCCGGTGCTGGACCACTTCACGCATGAGTGCCTGGATATCGTCGTAAATCAGTCCTTGGGCGCTGACGATGTCGCCGACGCAGTGGCGCGGCTGGTCGCTCAACGAGGCAAGCCGGAAGCGATCAAAGTGGATAACGGCAGTGAGTTTGCCGGCAAGGTGATGGACCGCTGGGCCTATGAGAACGGCGTAGAGCTGGACTTTTCCCGACGTGGCACGCCGACGGACAACGCGATGGTGGAAAGCTTCAACGGCCGGCTGCGACAGGAGTGTCTGAACGAGCATTGGTTCTTGTCCCTAGCCGATGCACGGAGCAAAATCGAAGCGTGGCGGCGCTTCTATAACGAGGAGCGCCCCCACAGTGCACTGGCATGGAAAACCCCTGCGGAATTCGCCCGAGAACACGGGTCCCAAGCGAATTCCCTGGCGCCGAAAGAGGTCGAAATCTCTATCGACTGA
- a CDS encoding YerC/YecD family TrpR-related protein, which translates to MKQRPAPREITDVAASLKMLADALACLGEPGSVEAFLRDLCTPAELEAMADRWRVVPLLVKGVPYREIHELTQVSVTTIGRVARTLEHGAGGYAAALREQAARPVDSH; encoded by the coding sequence ATGAAACAACGACCTGCCCCCCGCGAAATCACCGATGTCGCCGCCTCGCTCAAGATGCTGGCCGATGCGCTGGCATGCCTGGGCGAGCCCGGCTCGGTCGAGGCATTCCTGCGCGATCTGTGCACCCCGGCCGAGCTCGAAGCCATGGCCGACCGCTGGCGGGTGGTGCCGCTGCTCGTCAAGGGCGTGCCGTACCGCGAGATCCATGAGCTGACCCAGGTCAGCGTCACGACCATCGGGCGCGTTGCGCGCACGCTGGAACACGGCGCCGGCGGTTATGCCGCGGCCCTGCGCGAGCAAGCCGCGCGCCCTGTCGATTCCCACTGA
- a CDS encoding cytidine deaminase-like fold-containing protein, translated as MKGKKICSYCSQSTNLAAAAERSGLSSLTVYDPTTGKTLIWSRRKIGYGLVELKRATGG; from the coding sequence GTGAAAGGGAAGAAAATTTGTTCTTATTGTAGTCAATCAACCAACTTGGCGGCTGCCGCCGAGAGGTCCGGGCTAAGTTCGTTGACTGTCTATGATCCTACTACTGGGAAAACTTTGATTTGGAGTAGGCGGAAAATTGGTTACGGTCTGGTCGAGCTGAAGAGGGCTACTGGTGGATAA
- a CDS encoding homoserine kinase, translated as MGQSAVAQAQSGGASFATQALHEARAFAPASVANVAVGFDLLGYPVDGVGDTVTVRRIDAPVVRIAAIRGTTVALPLDAERNTAGAALMSLRAALELPYGFEVEIDKGIALSSGMGGSAASCVAALVAANALLDTPLSTTQLYQHALDGEAVASGSRHGDNLGPLFLGGLVLCTLERLVPIAVPADWHSLLVHPDAVLETRRAREALAGDYRLREFVAQSTNLALVLAGCHAGDAGLVRAGLRDVLVEPRRAPLITGFAAAKQAALAHDAMGASISGAGPSVFAWFETRAAAQAAAPAVQAAFAAAGFDSQSWVSPIASPAARRIE; from the coding sequence ATCGGTCAATCCGCAGTCGCGCAAGCGCAATCAGGTGGCGCGTCTTTTGCCACACAGGCGTTGCACGAAGCGCGCGCCTTCGCACCGGCATCGGTTGCCAATGTCGCCGTGGGCTTCGACTTGTTGGGCTATCCGGTCGATGGCGTGGGCGATACGGTCACGGTGCGCCGCATCGATGCGCCGGTGGTACGCATCGCCGCCATTCGCGGCACCACCGTCGCGTTGCCGCTGGATGCCGAGCGCAACACCGCCGGCGCAGCCTTGATGTCGCTGCGCGCAGCACTGGAGTTGCCCTACGGCTTTGAAGTGGAGATCGACAAGGGCATCGCGTTGAGCTCAGGCATGGGGGGCTCGGCAGCCTCATGTGTGGCCGCGTTGGTGGCGGCAAACGCACTGCTGGACACGCCGCTGAGCACGACGCAGCTGTATCAGCATGCGCTCGACGGCGAAGCCGTCGCTAGCGGTAGCCGCCATGGCGACAATCTAGGGCCGCTATTTTTGGGCGGGCTGGTGCTGTGCACGCTGGAGCGGCTGGTGCCGATCGCAGTGCCAGCGGACTGGCACAGCCTGTTGGTGCACCCGGATGCGGTGCTGGAAACCCGTCGCGCGCGCGAAGCCCTGGCCGGCGATTATCGACTGCGCGAGTTTGTCGCGCAGAGCACCAATCTTGCGTTGGTGCTGGCAGGCTGCCATGCCGGCGATGCCGGGTTGGTGCGCGCCGGCTTGCGCGATGTGCTGGTCGAGCCACGCCGTGCCCCGCTGATCACCGGCTTCGCCGCCGCCAAGCAAGCTGCGCTGGCGCATGACGCGATGGGCGCGAGCATTTCCGGGGCCGGCCCCAGTGTGTTCGCATGGTTCGAAACGCGTGCCGCCGCGCAGGCCGCTGCGCCTGCGGTGCAGGCCGCGTTCGCCGCTGCCGGATTCGATAGCCAGTCCTGGGTCTCGCCGATCGCCAGCCCGGCGGCACGGCGGATCGAATGA